A stretch of Vicia villosa cultivar HV-30 ecotype Madison, WI unplaced genomic scaffold, Vvil1.0 ctg.002339F_1_1, whole genome shotgun sequence DNA encodes these proteins:
- the LOC131638593 gene encoding uncharacterized protein LOC131638593, with product MIEHIILPTDADEKAAYEKTKADDLALWKRLDVVVLAIYLNKEFTNTNLIDFSTKNAYCNRLKSLADQLAIVGTPVTDHSMVLKMLQGLTKQYSKFFTVMQNKKTLPTFAIARSKLALEETTLLERAKQDSGSTSLVANNYSSDVGSSFQTPYQNNNTKYRNKNNANGDNYQASGGRSNHCCGSKTGGG from the exons ATGATTGAACATATCATCCTTCCTACGGATGCAGATGAGAAAGCTGCATATGAGAAGACCAAAGCCGACGATCTCGCTCTTTGGAAGCGGCTTGATGTAGTGGTCTT GGCTATTTACCTTAATAAGGAATTTACCAACACAAACCTTATTGACTTTTCAACGAAAAATGCTTATTGTAATCGTCTTAAAAGTCTTGCCGATCAACTAGCCATTGTCGGGACTCCAGTCACTGATCATAGTATGGTTCTGAAAATGCTTCAAGGCTTGACAaaacaatattcaaaatttttcaCCGTGATGCAGAACAAGAAGACCTTACCTACCTTTGCTATTGCTCGATCCAAACTCGCATTGGAAGAGACTACACTTTTGGAGCGAGCAAAGCAAGATTCTGGTTCAACTTCCCTTGTTGCTAATAATTATTCTTCTGATGTTGGTTCCTCTTTCCAAACACCATATCAAAACAATAATACCAAATATCGTAATAAAAATAACGCCAACGGTGATAACTACCAAGCTAGTGGAGGACGAAGCAACCACTGCTGTGGTAGTAAGACCGGTGGTGGATAA
- the LOC131638594 gene encoding uncharacterized protein LOC131638594 produces the protein MLFEEADDWLIATKTELDTDGISITWVVFKRELLRKYFPEDVQGRKEIEFMELKQCNMTVPKYASKFVELAKYYTHYNNDEAGEFSKCIKFENGLHNEIKQVSSELPVVCDYLEVFPKDVNELPPEREIEFAIELVPGTSPVSMAPYRVESLLFYSFPAKSGVKEPVADFERRRRRRVVE, from the exons atgttattTGAGGAAGCTGACGACTGGTTGATTGCTACCAAGACTGAGCTGGATACTGATGGAATATCAATCACTTGGGTTGTGTTCAAGAGGGAACTTCTGAGGaaatactttcctgaggatgttcagggaaggaaagagattgagttcatGGAGCTGAAGCAATGCAATATGACAGTTCCAAAATATGCTTCCAAGTTCGTTGAACTGGCCAAATACTACACTCAttacaacaatgatgaggctggtgaattttcaaaatgcatcaAATTCGAGAATGGCCTTCATAATGAAATCAAGCAAG TGAGTAGTGAACTACCAGTAGTATGTGACTATCTAGAAGTTTTTCCAAAGGATGTGAACGAGTTACCGCCGGAAAGAGAGATAGAGTTTGCTATtgaattggttccgggaactagtcctgtgtcgatggcaccatatC GTGTAGAAAGTTTGCTCTTTTACAGCTTTCCTGCAAAAAGCGGTGTAAAAGAGCCTGTTGCAGATTTTGAAAGGAGAAGACGACGACGTGTCGTCGAATGA